A stretch of Helicobacter pylori DNA encodes these proteins:
- a CDS encoding bifunctional metallophosphatase/5'-nucleotidase: protein MRKWILVIFLTLTLSVSAKEVKIVFLETSDIHGRLFSYDYVIGEQKPNNGLTRIATLIKKQRAENKNVVLIDSGDLLQGNSAELFNDEPIHPLVRAENDLKFDIRVLGNHEFNFSKDFLEKNIKGFNGGVVNANIIKIADNKPFVKPYMIKKIDGVRVAVVGFLVPHVPTWEASTPEHFAGLKFLDAEEALKKTLKELKGKYDILIGAFHLGREDEKGGDGIPDLAKKFPQFDIIFAGHEHAVYNTKIGKVHTIEPGAYGAYLAKGVVVFDTQTKKKIVTTENLPTKDVPEDEELAKKYEYVDKKSKEYANEVVGEVTKTFIDRPDFITGEEKITTMPTAALQETPVIELINKVQKYYAKADVSAAALFNFGANLKKGPFKRKDVAYIYKFANTLIGVHITGENLLKYMEWSYQFYNQLQPGDLTISFNENVRGYNFDMFSGVKYQVDVTKPAGQRIINPTINNKPINPKAVYKLAINNYRFGTLSTTLKLVTDADRYYDSYDELQDNGQIRDLIIKYITEKKGAKVTPELEHNWEIIHYDFKNPLLERLAEKLKEGSVKIPTSKDGRTLNVKSIKESEVK, encoded by the coding sequence ATGAGAAAATGGATTTTGGTCATCTTTTTAACGCTAACGCTTTCAGTATCTGCAAAAGAAGTCAAAATCGTGTTTTTAGAAACTTCAGACATTCATGGGCGGCTTTTTTCGTATGATTATGTGATTGGCGAACAAAAACCCAATAATGGTTTGACAAGGATTGCGACTTTAATCAAAAAGCAGAGGGCTGAGAATAAAAATGTGGTTTTGATTGACAGCGGGGATTTGTTGCAAGGCAATAGCGCGGAGTTGTTTAACGATGAGCCTATCCACCCGCTAGTTAGAGCCGAAAACGATTTGAAATTTGACATTCGTGTGCTTGGGAATCACGAGTTTAATTTCAGTAAAGATTTTTTAGAGAAAAACATTAAGGGGTTTAATGGCGGTGTCGTGAATGCGAATATTATCAAAATTGCGGACAATAAGCCGTTTGTGAAGCCTTATATGATTAAAAAAATTGATGGCGTGAGGGTGGCGGTTGTGGGGTTTTTGGTGCCGCATGTCCCAACTTGGGAGGCCTCTACGCCTGAACATTTTGCAGGGTTGAAGTTTTTGGACGCTGAAGAAGCGTTGAAAAAGACCTTGAAAGAGTTAAAAGGGAAGTATGATATTTTGATTGGTGCTTTTCATTTGGGGCGAGAAGATGAGAAAGGTGGCGATGGGATACCTGATTTAGCGAAAAAATTCCCGCAATTTGACATCATTTTTGCAGGGCATGAGCATGCGGTTTATAACACTAAAATAGGAAAGGTGCATACCATTGAGCCTGGAGCGTATGGGGCTTATTTGGCAAAGGGCGTGGTGGTGTTTGACACCCAAACGAAGAAAAAAATCGTAACGACTGAAAATTTACCCACAAAAGATGTTCCAGAAGATGAAGAATTAGCGAAAAAATACGAATATGTGGATAAAAAATCAAAAGAATACGCTAATGAAGTGGTCGGCGAAGTGACAAAAACCTTTATTGACAGGCCTGATTTTATCACAGGAGAAGAAAAAATCACCACGATGCCAACCGCCGCCTTGCAAGAAACACCGGTGATAGAATTGATCAACAAAGTGCAAAAATATTATGCAAAAGCCGATGTTTCAGCGGCAGCCTTATTCAATTTTGGGGCGAATTTGAAAAAAGGGCCTTTCAAAAGAAAGGATGTCGCCTATATTTACAAGTTCGCTAATACGCTCATTGGGGTGCATATCACGGGTGAAAACCTGTTGAAATACATGGAATGGTCGTATCAATTTTACAACCAGTTGCAACCGGGGGATTTGACGATCAGTTTTAATGAAAATGTTCGCGGCTATAACTTTGACATGTTTTCTGGCGTGAAATACCAAGTTGATGTTACCAAACCCGCCGGGCAAAGAATCATTAATCCGACAATTAACAACAAACCCATTAACCCTAAAGCGGTGTATAAATTAGCGATCAACAATTACCGATTCGGGACATTATCCACGACTTTAAAATTGGTTACAGACGCTGATAGGTATTATGATTCTTACGATGAACTGCAAGATAACGGGCAAATACGGGATTTGATTATTAAATACATCACTGAAAAAAAAGGTGCAAAAGTAACCCCTGAACTGGAGCATAACTGGGAAATCATCCACTACGATTTCAAAAACCCGTTGTTGGAAAGATTGGCAGAAAAATTAAAAGAGGGGAGCGTCAAAATCCCCACTTCAAAAGACGGGAGGACTTTGAATGTCAAATCCATTAAGGAAAGTGAAGTTAAATAA
- the dnaK gene encoding molecular chaperone DnaK — translation MGKVIGIDLGTTNSAMAVYEGNEAKIIANKEGKNTTPSIVAFTDKGEILVGESAKRQAVTNPEKTIYSIKRIMGLMFNEDKAKEAEKRLPYKIVDRNGACAIEISGKVYTPQEISAKILMKLKEDAESYLGESVTEAVITVPAYFNDSQRKATKEAGTIAGLNVLRIINEPTSAALAYGLDKKESEKIMVYDLGGGTFDVTVLETGDNVVEVLATGGDAFLGGDDFDNRVIDFLAAEFKNETGIEIKNDVMALQRLKEAAENAKKELSSAMETEINLPFITADATGPKHLVKKLTRAKFESLTEDLMEETISKIESVIKDAGLTKNEISEVVMVGGSTRIPKVQERVKAFINKDLNKSVNPDEVVAVGASIQGGVLKGDVKDVLLLDVTPLSLGIETLGGVMTKVIDRGTTIPAKKSQVFSTAEDNQPAVSIMVLQGERELARDNKSLGKFDLQGIAPAPRGVPQIEVTFDIDANGILTVSAQDKNTGKSQEIKISGSSGLSDSEIEKMVKDAELHKEEDARKKEVIEARNHADSLAHQTQKSLDEHKANLNENDANEIQNAINALKDCIKNDNATKAELEDKTKALAQAAQKLGEAMANKNNAEQPKKKDDDVIDAEVE, via the coding sequence GACAAGCGGTAACCAATCCAGAAAAAACCATTTATTCTATTAAAAGAATCATGGGCTTAATGTTTAATGAAGATAAGGCTAAAGAAGCTGAAAAACGCTTGCCTTATAAGATTGTGGATAGGAATGGGGCTTGCGCGATTGAGATTTCGGGTAAAGTTTATACCCCTCAAGAGATTTCAGCCAAAATTTTAATGAAGCTCAAAGAAGACGCTGAAAGTTATTTGGGCGAGAGCGTTACGGAAGCGGTTATCACGGTTCCGGCTTATTTTAACGACAGCCAACGAAAAGCGACTAAAGAAGCCGGCACGATTGCAGGGCTTAATGTTTTAAGGATCATCAATGAGCCTACCAGCGCAGCGTTAGCCTATGGCTTGGATAAAAAAGAGAGCGAAAAAATCATGGTTTATGATTTGGGTGGGGGGACTTTTGATGTTACCGTTTTAGAAACAGGCGATAATGTCGTGGAAGTTTTAGCCACAGGGGGCGATGCGTTCTTAGGAGGCGATGATTTTGACAATCGTGTGATTGATTTTTTAGCGGCTGAGTTTAAAAACGAAACGGGCATTGAGATTAAAAACGATGTGATGGCGTTGCAACGCCTGAAAGAAGCGGCTGAAAACGCTAAAAAAGAACTAAGCTCTGCGATGGAGACTGAAATCAATTTGCCCTTTATCACAGCGGACGCTACCGGGCCTAAACACTTGGTTAAAAAACTCACTAGGGCTAAATTTGAAAGCCTAACAGAAGATCTCATGGAAGAAACGATTTCTAAAATTGAAAGCGTGATCAAAGATGCAGGGCTAACCAAAAATGAGATTTCAGAAGTGGTGATGGTGGGAGGCTCTACTCGTATCCCTAAAGTCCAAGAAAGGGTGAAAGCGTTTATTAATAAAGATTTGAATAAAAGCGTCAATCCTGATGAGGTCGTAGCGGTGGGCGCGAGCATTCAAGGGGGCGTGTTAAAAGGCGATGTGAAAGATGTGCTTTTATTAGATGTTACGCCTTTAAGCCTTGGGATTGAAACTTTAGGGGGCGTGATGACTAAAGTGATTGATAGAGGCACGACTATTCCTGCGAAAAAATCTCAAGTGTTCTCAACCGCTGAAGACAACCAGCCCGCTGTGTCCATTATGGTTTTACAAGGCGAAAGGGAATTGGCAAGGGATAATAAATCGTTGGGTAAATTTGATTTGCAAGGCATCGCTCCCGCTCCAAGAGGCGTGCCGCAAATTGAAGTAACCTTTGATATTGACGCTAACGGGATTTTAACCGTTTCAGCGCAAGATAAAAATACCGGCAAAAGCCAAGAGATTAAAATTTCTGGATCTAGTGGGTTGTCTGATAGCGAAATTGAAAAAATGGTGAAAGACGCTGAATTGCACAAAGAAGAAGATGCTAGGAAAAAAGAAGTGATTGAAGCGAGAAACCATGCCGATAGTTTGGCGCACCAAACCCAAAAGAGCCTTGATGAGCATAAGGCGAATTTGAATGAAAACGACGCTAACGAGATCCAAAACGCCATTAACGCCCTTAAAGATTGTATCAAAAACGATAACGCCACTAAAGCGGAGCTTGAAGACAAAACCAAAGCGTTAGCGCAAGCGGCTCAAAAACTAGGCGAAGCCATGGCGAATAAAAACAACGCCGAGCAGCCCAAGAAAAAAGACGATGATGTGATTGATGCGGAAGTGGAGTGA
- a CDS encoding outer membrane beta-barrel protein: MKTLFSIYLFLSLNPLFLEANEITWSKFLENFKNKNDDDKPKPLTIDKNNEKQQILDKNQQILKRALEKSLKFFFIFGYNYSQATFSTSNQSLTFVANSIGFNTATGLEHFLRNHPKVGFRIFSVYNYFHSVSLSQPQILMVQNYGGALDFSWIFVDKNIYRFRSYLGIALEQGVLLVDTIKTGAITTIIPRTKKTFFQVPLRFGFIVDFIGYLSLQLGIEMPLVRNVFYTYNNHQERFKPRFNANLSLIVSF; the protein is encoded by the coding sequence TTGAAAACTCTATTTAGTATTTATCTCTTTTTATCGTTGAATCCACTCTTTTTAGAAGCTAATGAAATCACTTGGTCTAAATTCTTAGAAAATTTTAAAAACAAGAATGACGATGACAAACCCAAACCCCTAACTATTGATAAAAACAATGAAAAACAGCAAATCTTAGACAAAAACCAGCAAATCTTAAAAAGGGCTTTAGAAAAAAGCCTTAAATTTTTCTTTATTTTTGGGTACAACTATTCGCAAGCCACTTTTTCAACTTCTAATCAAAGCTTGACTTTTGTAGCCAATAGTATAGGGTTTAACACCGCTACCGGTTTAGAGCATTTTTTAAGAAACCACCCTAAAGTCGGTTTTAGAATCTTTAGCGTCTATAACTATTTCCATTCTGTTTCGCTCTCCCAGCCTCAAATCCTAATGGTGCAAAATTATGGGGGCGCGTTAGATTTTTCTTGGATTTTTGTAGATAAAAATATTTATCGTTTTAGGAGTTATTTAGGGATCGCTTTAGAACAAGGGGTGTTGTTAGTGGATACGATTAAAACCGGTGCTATCACAACGATTATCCCAAGAACCAAGAAAACCTTTTTTCAAGTCCCTTTGCGTTTTGGTTTTATCGTGGATTTTATCGGCTATTTGTCTTTGCAGTTAGGGATTGAAATGCCCTTAGTGAGAAATGTTTTTTACACCTACAATAACCATCAAGAAAGATTCAAGCCACGATTTAACGCTAATCTTTCTTTAATCGTTTCGTTTTAA
- a CDS encoding glycosyltransferase family 2 protein, with protein MLKVSVITACFNSEKTIEDTILSVLHQTYKNIEYIIIDGASTDSTLEIIQKYKDRIACVVSEKDKGIYDAMNKGIKRSSGDIIALLNSDDFYIDEFVIEKVVHEFENKNCDSVYADLVFVKPDRLEKVVRYYESGEFNPKTLLYGVVPAHPTLFVKKAIHERYGLYKTDYKISADFEMIIRLFVVQKISFSYLKEVLVVMRTGGVSTSGFKSLLLRNKENIRACKENGIQANVFSMFLKYPRKIMGLFKRGKGGLKRND; from the coding sequence TTGTTAAAAGTTTCTGTGATCACGGCGTGTTTTAATAGCGAAAAAACCATTGAAGACACCATTCTTTCCGTGCTTCATCAAACTTATAAAAACATTGAATACATCATTATAGACGGGGCTAGCACGGATAGCACTTTAGAAATCATCCAAAAATATAAGGATAGAATCGCTTGCGTGGTGAGTGAAAAAGATAAGGGCATTTATGACGCTATGAATAAAGGCATAAAGCGTTCTAGTGGGGATATTATCGCTTTATTGAATAGCGATGATTTTTATATTGATGAGTTTGTGATAGAAAAAGTGGTGCATGAGTTTGAAAACAAAAATTGCGATAGCGTGTATGCGGATCTGGTTTTTGTCAAACCGGATCGTTTAGAAAAAGTGGTCCGTTATTATGAAAGCGGGGAGTTTAACCCTAAAACCTTGCTTTATGGCGTGGTGCCAGCCCACCCCACGCTCTTTGTTAAAAAAGCCATTCATGAACGCTACGGGCTATACAAAACCGATTATAAAATTTCAGCGGATTTTGAGATGATCATCCGCTTGTTTGTGGTGCAAAAAATAAGCTTTTCTTACTTGAAAGAAGTGTTAGTGGTGATGCGCACCGGGGGAGTTAGCACGAGCGGGTTTAAAAGCCTTTTATTAAGGAATAAAGAAAACATAAGAGCATGTAAAGAAAACGGCATTCAAGCGAATGTTTTTTCCATGTTTTTGAAATACCCTAGGAAAATCATGGGCTTATTTAAAAGGGGAAAAGGGGGATTAAAACGAAACGATTAA
- the tlpB gene encoding methyl-accepting chemotaxis protein TlpB produces the protein MMFASVFASLGTRIMLVVLAALLGLGGLFIGFVKVMQKDVLAQLMEHLETGQYKKREKTLAYMTKIIEQGIHEYYKSFDNATARKMALDYFKRINDDKGMIYMVVVDKNGVVLFDPVNPKTVGQSGLDAQSVDGVYYVRGYLEAAKKGGGYTYYKMPKYDGGVPEKKFAYSHYDEVSQMVIATTSYYTDINTENKAIKEGVNKVFNENTTKLFLWILTATIALVVLTLIYAKLRIVKRIDELVLKINAFSHGDKDLRAKIDVGDRNDEISQVGRGINLFVENARLIMEEIKGISTSNKTSMDKLVQIAQETQKSMKDSSTTLNSVKNKATDVASMMNISIEQSQGLRKRLIETQGLVKESKDAIGDLFSQIIESAHTEEELSSKVEQLSRNADDVKSILDIINDIADQTNLLALNAAIEAARAGEHGRGFAVVADEVRNLAGRTQKSLAEINSTIMVIVQEINDVSSQMNLNSQKMERLSDMSKSVQETYEKMSSNLSSVVQDSNQSMDDYAKSGRQIEAMVSDFVGVEEVASKTLADSSDILNIATHVSGTTMNLDKQVNLFKT, from the coding sequence ATGATGTTTGCTTCAGTATTTGCTTCGCTAGGGACTCGTATCATGCTGGTCGTGTTAGCCGCTCTTTTAGGTTTAGGGGGGCTTTTTATTGGTTTTGTAAAGGTTATGCAAAAAGATGTGTTAGCGCAACTCATGGAGCATTTAGAAACCGGGCAATACAAAAAGCGTGAAAAAACGCTCGCTTACATGACAAAAATTATTGAACAGGGCATTCATGAGTATTACAAAAGTTTTGATAATGCTACTGCAAGAAAAATGGCGTTAGATTATTTCAAACGCATTAACGACGATAAGGGCATGATTTATATGGTGGTGGTGGATAAAAACGGGGTGGTGCTGTTTGATCCAGTCAATCCTAAAACCGTAGGCCAATCAGGGCTTGACGCTCAAAGCGTTGATGGGGTGTATTATGTTAGGGGGTATTTGGAGGCGGCTAAAAAAGGGGGAGGTTACACTTATTATAAAATGCCCAAATACGATGGGGGCGTGCCGGAGAAAAAATTCGCCTACTCGCATTATGATGAGGTTTCTCAAATGGTGATCGCAACGACTTCTTATTACACTGACATTAACACCGAAAATAAAGCGATCAAAGAAGGCGTGAATAAGGTTTTTAATGAAAACACCACGAAATTATTCCTTTGGATACTGACAGCGACGATAGCGTTAGTGGTTTTGACGCTCATATACGCTAAACTAAGGATCGTGAAACGCATTGATGAACTGGTCCTTAAAATCAACGCTTTTAGCCATGGGGATAAGGATTTGAGGGCCAAAATTGATGTGGGTGATCGCAACGATGAAATCTCGCAAGTGGGCCGTGGGATCAATTTGTTTGTGGAAAACGCCCGCTTGATTATGGAAGAGATTAAAGGGATTTCCACTTCCAATAAAACTTCAATGGATAAATTAGTCCAAATCGCGCAAGAAACCCAAAAGAGCATGAAAGATTCATCAACCACCTTAAATTCCGTAAAAAATAAAGCCACGGATGTAGCGAGCATGATGAATATTTCCATAGAGCAGTCTCAAGGGTTAAGGAAGCGTTTGATTGAAACGCAAGGGCTTGTCAAAGAGAGCAAGGATGCGATCGGGGATTTATTTTCTCAAATCATAGAGAGCGCGCACACTGAAGAGGAACTCTCTAGCAAAGTGGAGCAATTAAGCCGTAACGCTGATGATGTCAAATCCATTTTGGATATTATCAATGATATTGCCGATCAAACCAATCTTTTAGCCCTAAATGCCGCTATTGAAGCCGCAAGAGCCGGCGAGCATGGCAGAGGCTTTGCGGTGGTGGCTGATGAAGTTAGGAATTTAGCCGGGCGCACTCAAAAGTCTTTAGCCGAAATCAATTCCACTATCATGGTGATTGTCCAAGAAATCAATGATGTGAGTTCGCAAATGAATCTCAATTCGCAAAAAATGGAGCGCTTGAGCGATATGAGTAAAAGCGTGCAAGAAACTTACGAAAAAATGAGTTCTAATTTAAGCTCAGTCGTGCAAGACAGCAATCAAAGCATGGACGATTACGCCAAATCCGGACGCCAAATTGAAGCTATGGTAAGCGATTTTGTAGGAGTGGAAGAAGTGGCTTCTAAAACTTTAGCGGATTCTTCAGATATTTTAAACATCGCTACGCATGTGAGTGGAACGACCATGAATTTAGACAAACAAGTGAATTTGTTTAAAACTTAA
- a CDS encoding S-ribosylhomocysteine lyase — MKTPKMNVESFNLDHTKVKAPYVRVADRKKGANGDVIVKYDVRFKQPNQDHMDMPSLHSLEHLVAEIIRNHANYVVDWSPMGCQTGFYLTVLNHDNYTEILEVLEKTMQDVLKATEVPASNEKQCGWAANHTLEGAKNLARAFLDKRAEWSEVGV, encoded by the coding sequence ATGAAAACACCAAAAATGAATGTAGAGAGTTTTAATTTGGATCACACCAAAGTCAAAGCCCCTTATGTGCGTGTCGCTGATCGCAAAAAGGGCGCTAATGGGGATGTGATTGTCAAATACGATGTGCGCTTCAAGCAACCCAACCAAGATCACATGGACATGCCTAGCCTGCACTCTTTAGAGCATTTAGTCGCTGAGATCATCCGCAACCATGCCAATTATGTCGTGGATTGGTCGCCTATGGGTTGCCAAACGGGATTTTATCTCACGGTGTTAAACCATGACAATTACACAGAGATTTTAGAGGTTTTAGAAAAGACGATGCAAGACGTGTTAAAGGCTACAGAAGTGCCTGCCAGCAATGAAAAGCAATGCGGTTGGGCGGCTAACCACACTTTAGAGGGTGCTAAGAATTTAGCACGCGCTTTTTTAGACAAACGCGCTGAGTGGTCTGAAGTGGGGGTTTGA
- a CDS encoding O-acetylserine-dependent cystathionine beta-synthase: MIITTMQDAIGRTPVFKFTNKDYPIPLNSAIYAKLEHLNPGGSVKDRLGQYLIKEAFRTHKITSTTTIIEPTAGNTGIALALVALKHHLKTIFVVPEKFSTEKQQIMRALGALVINTPTSEGISGAIKKSKELAESIPDSYLPLQFENPDNPAAYYHTLAPEIVQELGTNLTSFVAGIGSGGTFAGTARYLKERIPNIRLIGVEPEGSILNGGEPGPHEIEGIGVEFIPPFFANLDIDRFETISDEEGFSYTRKLAKKNGLLVGSSSGAAFVAALKEVQRLPEGSQVLTIFPDVADRYLSKGIYL, encoded by the coding sequence ATGATTATCACCACAATGCAAGACGCCATAGGCCGCACTCCCGTTTTTAAATTCACTAACAAGGATTACCCCATTCCATTAAATTCCGCCATTTACGCCAAACTAGAGCATCTAAACCCGGGAGGGAGCGTTAAAGATCGCTTAGGCCAATATCTCATAAAAGAAGCGTTTAGAACGCACAAAATCACTTCCACAACGACCATCATTGAGCCTACTGCAGGCAATACCGGCATCGCTCTAGCTTTAGTGGCGCTCAAGCACCACTTAAAAACCATCTTTGTTGTCCCGGAAAAATTCAGCACAGAAAAACAACAAATCATGAGAGCTTTGGGGGCTTTAGTAATCAACACGCCTACTAGCGAGGGGATTTCTGGCGCCATTAAAAAAAGTAAAGAGTTAGCCGAAAGTATCCCTGATAGCTATTTGCCCTTGCAATTTGAAAACCCTGATAATCCCGCAGCCTACTACCACACCCTAGCCCCTGAGATTGTCCAAGAATTAGGCACAAATCTTACGAGCTTTGTAGCCGGGATAGGGAGTGGTGGCACTTTTGCTGGCACGGCTAGGTATTTGAAAGAGCGCATCCCTAATATTCGCTTGATTGGGGTGGAGCCGGAGGGTTCTATTTTGAATGGAGGCGAGCCTGGGCCTCATGAGATTGAGGGCATTGGCGTGGAGTTCATCCCTCCTTTTTTCGCAAACTTGGATATTGATCGTTTTGAAACGATCTCAGATGAAGAGGGTTTTAGCTACACTAGGAAATTAGCCAAGAAAAACGGCTTATTAGTGGGGAGCTCTAGCGGGGCAGCTTTTGTGGCAGCATTGAAAGAAGTGCAACGCCTCCCCGAAGGCAGCCAGGTTTTAACCATTTTCCCGGATGTTGCCGATCGTTATCTTTCTAAAGGTATTTATTTATAA
- a CDS encoding cystathionine gamma-synthase: protein MRMQTKLIHGGISEDATTGAVSVPIYQTSTYRQDAIGRHKGYEYSRSGNPTRFALEELIADLEGGVKGFAFASGLAGIHAVFSLLQSGDHVLLGDDVYGGTFRLFNKVLVKNGLSCTIIDTSDLSQIKKAIKPNTKALYLETPSNPLLKITDLAQCASVAKDHHLLTIVDNTFATPYCQNPLLLGADIVVHSGTKYLGGHSDVVAGLVTTNDEALAQEIAFFQNAIGGVLGPQDSWLLQRGIKTLALRMQAHQKNALCVAEFLEKHPKVERVYYPGLPTHPNYELAKAQMRGFSGMLSFTLKNDSEATLFVESLKLFILGESLGGVESLVGIPAFMTHACIPKAQREAAGIRDGLVRLSVGIEHEQDLLEDLEQAFAKIG, encoded by the coding sequence ATGCGCATGCAAACAAAACTAATCCATGGGGGCATTAGTGAGGACGCCACAACGGGGGCGGTGAGCGTGCCTATTTATCAAACTTCCACCTACCGCCAAGACGCCATAGGCCGCCATAAGGGCTATGAATACTCTCGCTCAGGCAACCCCACGCGCTTTGCTTTAGAAGAACTCATCGCCGATTTAGAAGGGGGGGTTAAGGGGTTTGCTTTTGCTTCTGGATTAGCTGGAATCCACGCCGTTTTTTCCCTCTTGCAATCAGGCGATCATGTGTTGTTGGGCGATGATGTCTATGGGGGGACTTTCCGCTTGTTTAATAAAGTGCTTGTCAAAAACGGGCTTTCTTGCACCATTATAGACACTAGCGATCTATCCCAAATCAAAAAGGCTATCAAGCCCAACACCAAAGCCCTTTATTTAGAAACCCCTAGTAACCCTTTGCTTAAAATCACGGATTTAGCGCAATGCGCCAGTGTCGCTAAAGATCATCATTTGCTCACTATCGTGGATAACACCTTTGCCACCCCCTATTGCCAAAACCCGCTTCTTTTGGGAGCGGACATTGTGGTGCATAGCGGCACAAAATATTTAGGCGGGCATAGCGATGTGGTTGCCGGTCTTGTAACCACTAATGATGAAGCGCTAGCCCAAGAGATCGCTTTTTTCCAAAACGCTATCGGTGGGGTTTTAGGCCCTCAAGACAGCTGGCTGTTGCAAAGAGGGATTAAAACGCTAGCATTACGCATGCAAGCCCATCAAAAAAACGCTCTTTGCGTGGCTGAGTTTTTAGAAAAACACCCTAAAGTGGAAAGGGTTTATTACCCGGGTTTGCCCACCCACCCTAATTACGAGCTAGCCAAAGCCCAGATGCGTGGCTTTAGCGGGATGCTCTCTTTCACCCTCAAAAATGACAGCGAGGCGACTCTTTTTGTAGAAAGCCTTAAATTATTCATTTTAGGCGAGAGTTTGGGCGGGGTGGAAAGTTTGGTGGGGATTCCGGCATTTATGACCCATGCGTGTATCCCTAAAGCGCAACGAGAAGCTGCCGGGATTAGAGATGGCTTGGTGCGCTTGTCTGTGGGGATTGAGCATGAACAGGATTTGTTAGAAGATTTAGAGCAAGCGTTCGCTAAAATAGGCTAA
- a CDS encoding epoxyqueuosine reductase QueH — protein sequence MLIHICCSVDNLYFLKKAKEAFAGEKIIGFFYNPNIHPYSEYLLRLEDVKRTCEMLGIELLEGDYELEKFLDKAKGKELLGEKSERCFECFDLRLEASALKAFELGEEKFTTTLLTSPKKDPNQLIAKGQHIAQRHNLEFVVFRNDNFEHFKSELDLNLQALARENELYRQNYCGCQFALKIQKESQNRSPFELYSPLKRQILPASIEERTQVFRTLETAKKNGNKPFLAQKTIATYRLLNGGVWLSKNSNPLNCYILARSKSKAKVRINDLRWVFSQRLSALVGYSQRDETLFLTLEGLNTLMAKNYDTLKELNLNPLSYEEELSLRALVSGSESINPIIVLEERTEKTLFVEIKSIFQEEKVFYLL from the coding sequence ATGCTCATTCATATTTGTTGCTCAGTGGATAATCTCTATTTTTTAAAAAAGGCTAAAGAGGCTTTTGCGGGTGAAAAAATCATAGGGTTTTTTTATAACCCCAATATCCACCCTTATAGCGAATACTTGTTGCGTTTAGAAGACGTGAAACGCACTTGCGAGATGCTAGGAATTGAATTGCTTGAGGGCGATTATGAATTAGAAAAATTTTTAGATAAAGCTAAGGGTAAGGAATTGTTAGGGGAAAAAAGCGAACGCTGTTTTGAGTGCTTTGATTTACGCTTAGAAGCGAGCGCGTTGAAAGCCTTTGAATTAGGAGAAGAAAAATTCACCACCACCTTACTCACAAGCCCTAAAAAAGACCCTAACCAGCTCATCGCTAAGGGACAACACATCGCGCAAAGGCACAATTTGGAATTTGTTGTGTTTAGAAACGATAATTTTGAACATTTCAAGAGCGAGTTGGATTTAAACTTGCAAGCTTTGGCGAGAGAAAATGAGCTTTATCGGCAAAATTATTGCGGTTGCCAATTCGCTTTAAAAATCCAAAAAGAATCCCAAAACAGAAGCCCCTTTGAGCTTTACTCGCCTTTAAAACGCCAGATTTTACCCGCAAGTATTGAAGAAAGGACGCAAGTTTTTAGAACATTAGAAACAGCTAAAAAGAATGGCAATAAGCCTTTTTTAGCCCAAAAAACGATCGCAACTTACCGCTTATTGAATGGGGGCGTGTGGCTTTCTAAAAATTCAAACCCCTTGAATTGCTACATTCTAGCGCGCTCTAAAAGCAAGGCTAAGGTTAGGATCAACGATTTAAGGTGGGTTTTTTCTCAGCGTTTAAGCGCTCTAGTGGGCTATAGCCAAAGAGATGAAACCCTGTTTTTAACTTTAGAGGGCCTTAATACCCTTATGGCAAAAAACTACGATACTTTAAAAGAGTTAAACCTTAACCCCTTAAGTTATGAAGAAGAGTTGTCTTTAAGGGCGTTAGTGAGCGGGAGCGAGAGTATTAACCCTATTATCGTGCTAGAAGAACGCACAGAAAAGACCCTTTTTGTAGAAATTAAAAGTATTTTTCAAGAAGAAAAGGTGTTTTATTTGCTCTAA